In Microbacterium sp. SLBN-146, one genomic interval encodes:
- a CDS encoding PaaI family thioesterase, translated as MADQTVSTARTRTLHYDVPSRDARAPFASSGLEQLQAIIDGRHPAPPISSHVGLEFVSVADGDVVMTAVPDESHYNPIGSIHGGFFATVLDSACGCAVHSTLPAGVGYTSLEIKVSFLRPLSADTGPVTAHGWVTRRGRSATFAEADIRDAEGRVLATASSTCLVIAPRSSPQPDNSGS; from the coding sequence ATGGCCGATCAGACGGTTTCGACGGCGCGGACGCGCACGCTGCACTACGACGTTCCGAGCCGCGATGCTCGGGCACCGTTCGCCTCATCGGGTCTCGAGCAGTTGCAAGCGATCATCGACGGGCGGCATCCTGCACCCCCGATCAGCAGCCATGTGGGGCTCGAGTTCGTGAGTGTCGCGGACGGCGACGTCGTGATGACGGCAGTCCCCGACGAGTCGCATTACAACCCGATCGGGTCGATCCACGGGGGGTTCTTCGCAACGGTGCTCGACTCGGCCTGTGGATGCGCCGTGCACTCGACCCTGCCAGCCGGCGTCGGATACACGAGTCTCGAGATCAAGGTGTCGTTCCTGCGCCCTCTCAGCGCCGACACGGGGCCGGTCACGGCGCACGGGTGGGTCACGCGCCGAGGACGCAGCGCGACATTCGCCGAGGCCGACATCCGTGATGCCGAGGGCCGGGTGCTGGCCACCGCATCCAGCACTTGCCTCGTTATCGCGCCGCGCTCGTCGCCTCAGCCCGACAATTCCGGCTCGTGA
- a CDS encoding TetR/AcrR family transcriptional regulator — translation MSVTSPPVGRRERNKQEKLERIVAAAGALFAERGVDDVTTQEIADAADIGTGTLFLYAKTKGELLLLVQNAHYVRALDEGRSAAAATSGAVDGVMALLAPVVACNRTQVDNGRTYLREMIFGDAGEQHHAEALRVVGETEHTLTELIVTRAGRSEADAGVLARMISSGLLVAMASAPTAETTVDDILAVVRTQVEAVLAHDQNG, via the coding sequence ATGTCGGTGACGTCACCGCCCGTTGGTCGCCGCGAGCGGAACAAGCAGGAGAAGCTCGAGCGCATCGTCGCCGCTGCCGGCGCTCTGTTCGCCGAGCGTGGCGTCGACGATGTCACGACGCAGGAGATCGCCGACGCTGCCGATATCGGCACGGGCACACTCTTCCTCTATGCCAAGACCAAGGGGGAGCTGCTCCTCCTCGTGCAGAACGCTCACTACGTCCGCGCCCTCGACGAAGGCCGCAGCGCCGCCGCTGCCACGTCCGGAGCGGTCGACGGAGTCATGGCGCTCCTCGCACCGGTCGTCGCGTGCAACCGGACGCAGGTCGACAACGGCCGCACCTACCTGCGGGAGATGATCTTCGGTGATGCGGGCGAGCAGCATCACGCCGAGGCGCTTCGCGTCGTCGGTGAAACCGAGCACACCCTCACGGAACTCATCGTCACCCGCGCCGGACGCAGCGAGGCGGATGCCGGCGTCCTGGCGCGCATGATCTCGTCCGGGCTGCTGGTGGCGATGGCATCCGCACCTACGGCCGAGACGACCGTCGACGACATCCTCGCGGTCGTCCGCACGCAGGTCGAAGCGGTGCTGGCACACGATCAGAACGGATAG
- a CDS encoding SDR family oxidoreductase, which translates to MTSLNGAIVLVTGANGGIGTHFVREALARGAAKVYATARTPREWDDERVVTLPLDVTDAASIDAVVAAAPDVTILINNAGTSPASFGILNHTDDEIRSNIETNFVGPLMLARAYAPLLSAQPGETAIIDIHSAMSWFAVGGIYSATKAALWSATNSMRIELHPAGVQVVGVHVGWVDTAMAAGSTDAKLDPAVLVAKVLDATEAGEYEVLADETSVQLKAALSGPIEALYPQLAK; encoded by the coding sequence ATGACCTCACTCAACGGAGCAATCGTCCTCGTCACCGGCGCGAACGGCGGCATCGGTACTCACTTCGTGCGCGAGGCGCTCGCGCGCGGAGCGGCGAAGGTATACGCCACGGCTCGTACCCCCCGTGAGTGGGACGACGAGCGCGTCGTCACCCTGCCGCTCGACGTGACGGATGCCGCGTCGATCGACGCCGTCGTCGCGGCAGCGCCCGACGTCACGATCCTGATCAACAACGCGGGCACGTCGCCCGCGAGCTTCGGCATCCTCAACCACACCGATGACGAGATCCGCAGCAACATCGAGACGAACTTCGTCGGACCGCTCATGCTCGCGCGTGCGTACGCGCCGCTGCTGTCAGCACAGCCTGGTGAGACCGCCATCATCGACATCCACTCCGCGATGTCCTGGTTCGCCGTCGGCGGGATCTACTCGGCGACGAAAGCCGCCCTCTGGTCGGCGACGAACTCGATGCGCATCGAGCTGCACCCCGCGGGCGTGCAGGTCGTGGGAGTCCACGTGGGCTGGGTCGACACCGCGATGGCCGCGGGATCCACCGACGCGAAGCTCGACCCCGCCGTGCTCGTCGCGAAGGTTCTCGACGCCACTGAAGCGGGCGAGTACGAGGTGCTGGCCGATGAGACGTCGGTGCAGCTGAAGGCGGCGCTGTCCGGCCCGATCGAGGCGCTGTACCCGCAGCTCGCGAAGTAG
- the dnaB gene encoding replicative DNA helicase, with the protein MSIADISEDRLGAPREHERTPPHDFLAEQSTLGGMLLSKDAVADVIETLRGPDFYIPKHELIFEAILTLYSHGEPTDVVAVTDELIKTGELQRAGGADYLHTLTSIVPTAANAGYYATIVSERALLRRLVQAGTRIVQMGYSGQGEAVDVVNNAQAEIYSVTGAEAAEDYVPLTIAVDAAVDEIEAARGRDGQMTGIPTGFGGLDQLTNGLHPGQMIIIAARPAMGKSTLALDFARSAAIKHDMPTIFFSLEMGRSEIAMRLMSAEGAIPLQAMRKGTLDSRDWTTIAATRGRINDAPLYIDDSPNMTLVEIRAKCRRLKQRVGLKMVVIDYLQLMTSGKRVESRQQEVSEFSRALKLLAKELGVPVVALSQLNRGAEQRSDKKPALSDLRESGSIEQDADMVVLLHREAAYEKDSPRAGEADLIVAKHRNGPTDTITVAFQGHFSRFTDMAPGDFG; encoded by the coding sequence ATGTCGATCGCAGACATCTCCGAAGACCGACTAGGAGCACCCCGCGAGCACGAGCGCACACCCCCGCACGACTTCCTCGCCGAGCAGAGCACGCTCGGCGGCATGCTGCTCTCGAAAGACGCCGTCGCCGATGTCATCGAGACGCTGCGCGGCCCTGACTTCTACATCCCGAAGCACGAGCTGATCTTCGAAGCGATCCTCACGCTCTACTCGCACGGTGAGCCGACCGACGTCGTCGCCGTGACCGACGAGCTCATCAAGACGGGCGAGCTCCAGCGCGCGGGTGGCGCCGACTACCTCCACACCCTCACGTCGATCGTGCCGACGGCGGCGAACGCGGGCTACTACGCGACGATCGTCTCGGAGCGGGCGCTCCTTCGCCGACTCGTCCAGGCGGGCACGCGCATCGTGCAGATGGGCTACTCGGGTCAGGGCGAAGCCGTCGACGTCGTCAACAACGCGCAGGCCGAGATCTACTCTGTCACCGGCGCCGAGGCGGCTGAAGACTACGTCCCCCTCACGATCGCGGTCGATGCAGCCGTCGACGAGATCGAGGCCGCGCGTGGCCGCGACGGTCAGATGACCGGCATCCCCACGGGGTTCGGCGGACTCGACCAGCTCACCAACGGCCTCCACCCGGGCCAGATGATCATCATCGCCGCGCGTCCTGCCATGGGTAAGTCGACGCTCGCGCTCGACTTCGCGCGCTCCGCTGCCATCAAGCACGACATGCCGACGATCTTCTTCTCGCTCGAGATGGGTCGCAGCGAAATCGCGATGCGTCTCATGAGCGCCGAGGGCGCGATCCCGCTTCAGGCGATGCGCAAGGGCACGCTCGACTCGCGCGACTGGACGACGATCGCCGCGACCCGCGGTCGCATCAACGACGCGCCTCTCTATATCGACGACTCGCCCAACATGACGCTCGTCGAGATCCGCGCCAAGTGCCGTCGACTCAAGCAGCGCGTCGGCCTCAAGATGGTCGTCATCGACTACCTCCAGCTCATGACGTCAGGAAAGCGCGTCGAGTCGCGCCAGCAAGAGGTATCGGAGTTCTCGCGTGCGCTCAAGCTGCTCGCGAAGGAGCTCGGCGTTCCCGTTGTCGCGCTGTCGCAGCTGAACCGTGGTGCCGAGCAGCGCTCCGACAAGAAGCCCGCCCTGTCAGACCTCCGTGAGTCCGGCTCGATCGAGCAGGATGCCGACATGGTCGTGCTCCTTCACCGTGAGGCTGCCTACGAGAAGGACAGCCCCCGGGCCGGCGAAGCCGACCTCATCGTGGCCAAGCACCGCAACGGCCCCACCGACACGATCACCGTCGCCTTCCAGGGACACTTCTCCCGCTTCACCGACATGGCCCCTGGCGACTTCGGCTAG
- a CDS encoding chaplin family protein, giving the protein MNTFAKRALWGTLFAGGITLLGAAAGASAADTTGDEGLLSGTQALLNVSVPVSIDGTSVSLLGDATSEASAPPAAPAPAAPAPAAAPVTSGDDSVGSGSQAIVSVDIPVTIGGNAVSVVGDSSSESPAAPAEPAPPAEPAAPAPSTSGDDGVGSGTQAVVPVAVPITVGGNAISVLGDSQSTDAATSATPTTAAPAATDAGTSGDDGILGGSQIVAPVTAPIAVTGNAISVIGDSSSEGATTIPGASAPGGTDGASTTGDDGILGGTQVVAPITAPIAAGGNAISVIGDSTSTGAGSAAPSGPGAGLGLPVTSGDDGILGGSQIALPVAVPIDLGGNAISVIGDSTTTTPSAGDPGTPGTPGTPGTPGTPGTPGTPGTPGTPGTPGTPGTPGTDGTSAVVAGSGNAVVGSPAGARVTALADTGLEATLLPLAAGAITLLIAGGFALRARRKA; this is encoded by the coding sequence ATGAACACATTCGCAAAGCGCGCCCTGTGGGGCACGCTCTTCGCGGGCGGCATCACGCTGCTCGGCGCAGCCGCCGGCGCGAGCGCGGCGGACACGACAGGGGACGAGGGCCTGCTGTCGGGTACGCAGGCTCTGCTGAACGTCTCCGTGCCCGTCTCCATCGACGGCACGTCCGTTTCGCTGCTCGGCGACGCGACGAGCGAGGCGTCGGCCCCACCGGCGGCACCCGCTCCGGCAGCGCCTGCACCCGCCGCAGCGCCCGTCACGAGCGGAGACGACAGCGTCGGCTCCGGCTCGCAGGCGATCGTCTCGGTCGACATTCCGGTGACGATCGGCGGCAACGCCGTGTCGGTCGTCGGCGATTCGTCGTCCGAGTCTCCTGCCGCCCCGGCTGAACCGGCGCCCCCGGCTGAGCCGGCAGCACCTGCGCCGTCCACCTCGGGCGACGACGGAGTCGGGTCGGGCACGCAGGCGGTCGTTCCGGTCGCCGTGCCCATCACGGTGGGCGGTAACGCGATCTCGGTGCTCGGCGACAGCCAGTCGACGGATGCCGCGACCTCCGCCACACCGACGACCGCCGCCCCCGCGGCGACAGACGCCGGGACGTCGGGCGACGACGGGATCCTCGGTGGCAGCCAGATCGTGGCACCCGTCACCGCTCCGATCGCGGTGACCGGGAACGCCATCTCCGTGATCGGCGACAGCTCGTCCGAGGGCGCGACGACGATACCGGGCGCATCGGCTCCCGGTGGCACTGACGGCGCGTCGACGACCGGCGATGACGGGATCCTCGGCGGGACACAGGTTGTCGCGCCGATCACGGCTCCCATCGCGGCAGGCGGCAACGCCATCTCGGTCATCGGGGACAGCACGTCGACCGGTGCAGGGTCAGCGGCTCCCAGCGGTCCCGGCGCAGGCCTCGGCCTGCCCGTGACGTCGGGCGATGACGGCATCCTCGGTGGCAGCCAGATCGCGCTGCCGGTCGCCGTTCCCATCGACCTCGGCGGCAACGCCATCTCGGTCATCGGCGACAGCACGACGACAACGCCGTCCGCGGGCGACCCCGGTACCCCCGGAACCCCTGGTACGCCTGGTACGCCTGGTACGCCTGGTACGCCTGGTACCCCGGGTACGCCTGGTACCCCCGGAACCCCGGGTACGCCCGGCACGCCGGGAACGGACGGAACCTCGGCCGTCGTGGCCGGCAGCGGAAACGCGGTCGTCGGCTCACCCGCCGGTGCGCGCGTCACGGCTCTCGCCGACACGGGCCTCGAGGCCACGCTGCTGCCGCTCGCCGCGGGCGCGATCACACTGCTGATCGCGGGAGGCTTCGCCCTCCGTGCACGCCGCAAGGCGTGA
- the rplI gene encoding 50S ribosomal protein L9 gives MAKLILTNEVAGLGSAGDVIEVKNGYARNYLIPQGFAVAWSRGGEKQVASIRAARESRAIHDHEEAVALKNSLESNKVRLAVKAGAEGRLFGSVKTVDVADAVKAAGLGDLDKRKIHITSPIKSVGEHEATIRLRDDLTAVITLQVVAAK, from the coding sequence ATGGCAAAGCTGATTCTCACGAACGAGGTCGCCGGGCTCGGAAGCGCCGGTGACGTCATCGAGGTCAAGAACGGGTACGCCCGCAACTACCTCATCCCTCAGGGCTTCGCTGTGGCGTGGTCGCGTGGCGGCGAAAAGCAGGTGGCGTCGATTCGCGCCGCTCGCGAGTCGCGTGCGATCCACGACCACGAAGAGGCCGTGGCGCTCAAGAACTCCCTCGAGAGCAACAAGGTGCGCCTCGCCGTCAAGGCGGGCGCCGAAGGTCGCCTGTTCGGTTCGGTCAAGACGGTCGACGTCGCCGACGCCGTGAAGGCCGCCGGTCTGGGCGACCTCGACAAGCGCAAGATCCACATCACCTCGCCGATCAAGTCGGTGGGCGAGCACGAGGCGACGATCCGTCTTCGTGACGACCTCACCGCCGTGATCACGCTTCAGGTGGTCGCAGCCAAATAA
- the rpsR gene encoding 30S ribosomal protein S18 — MAGKATGDRRKPRKGAKNAAPAKAIRVGVIDYKDVATLRKFISERGKIRARRITGVSVQEQRLIARAIKNAREMALLPYAGAGR, encoded by the coding sequence ATGGCTGGAAAGGCAACCGGCGATCGTCGGAAGCCGCGGAAGGGCGCGAAGAACGCTGCCCCCGCGAAGGCGATCCGTGTCGGCGTCATCGACTACAAGGACGTCGCAACTCTTCGCAAGTTCATCTCGGAGCGTGGCAAGATCCGCGCCCGTCGTATCACTGGTGTCTCCGTTCAGGAACAGCGCCTCATCGCCCGTGCGATCAAGAACGCACGCGAGATGGCTCTGCTCCCCTACGCCGGCGCCGGCCGCTAA
- a CDS encoding single-stranded DNA-binding protein encodes MAGETIITVVGNLTADPELRYTQNGLPVANFTIASTPRNFDRQANEWKDGEALFLRASVWREFAEHVAGSLTKGMRVIATGRLKQRSYQDREGNNRTAIELEVDEIGPSLRYATAQVTRAASGGGGGGGSFGGGGGQARPAQVADEPWSTPGSSSNAAGGDAWAAPGTSYGDDTPF; translated from the coding sequence ATGGCCGGCGAGACGATCATCACCGTCGTGGGAAACCTCACGGCTGATCCCGAGCTGCGGTACACGCAGAACGGACTGCCCGTCGCGAACTTCACGATCGCGTCGACGCCGCGCAACTTCGACCGTCAGGCCAACGAGTGGAAGGACGGCGAAGCGCTGTTCCTCCGCGCGAGCGTGTGGCGCGAGTTCGCCGAGCACGTGGCCGGATCGCTGACGAAGGGCATGCGGGTCATCGCGACCGGCCGCCTCAAGCAGCGCAGCTACCAGGATCGCGAAGGCAACAACCGCACCGCGATCGAGCTCGAGGTCGACGAAATCGGCCCCTCGCTCCGTTACGCGACCGCTCAGGTCACGCGTGCTGCCAGTGGTGGCGGCGGTGGAGGCGGAAGCTTCGGCGGCGGAGGTGGACAGGCGCGACCCGCGCAGGTCGCCGACGAGCCGTGGTCGACGCCCGGCTCCTCCTCGAATGCTGCCGGCGGCGACGCCTGGGCAGCGCCCGGAACGTCGTACGGCGACGACACGCCGTTTTGA
- the rpsF gene encoding 30S ribosomal protein S6 — MVILSPEIDERQVAPNLDKFLKVITNDGGTIENIDIWGRRRLAYEIQKKTEGIYAVVNFTATSAATQELDRQLKLNESIMRTKVLRAEEAIALVAAEAKRSEEKAARKAAAPARREAAEAKAAKA, encoded by the coding sequence ATGGTGATCCTCAGCCCCGAGATCGACGAGCGCCAGGTCGCTCCGAACCTCGACAAGTTCTTGAAGGTCATCACGAACGATGGTGGCACGATCGAGAACATCGACATCTGGGGTCGCCGCCGTCTCGCTTACGAGATCCAGAAGAAGACCGAAGGCATCTACGCCGTCGTCAACTTCACCGCCACGAGCGCTGCCACGCAGGAACTCGACCGTCAGCTGAAGCTGAACGAGTCGATCATGCGCACCAAGGTGCTCCGCGCTGAAGAGGCGATCGCTCTGGTGGCCGCCGAGGCGAAGCGCTCCGAGGAGAAGGCGGCCCGCAAGGCTGCTGCCCCTGCTCGTCGCGAAGCCGCTGAGGCCAAGGCAGCGAAGGCGTAA
- a CDS encoding acyl-CoA dehydrogenase family protein, giving the protein MTGAHDTDDLEALRAASDVLGIDALLSDGERAVRDRVRRFVDAEIRPHIADWFDRGWFPREIVPALGQLGVLGMSLNGYGCPGGTAVEYGLAALELEAGYSGLRTLVSVQGSLAMGSIHRWGSDEQKNDWLPQLASGEAIGSFALTEPGAGSDPSSMKTYAQRDGDDWILTGEKRWIGLASIAQIAVVWAQTHEGVRGFLVPTDSRGFEAVVLGPKGSMRASVQCDVRFDGVRLPASAMLPDARGLRGPFSALNDARYGIVWGALGAGRDSYEDALRHALAREQFGTPIAGFQLTQQKLVDMTLELQKGALLALHLGRLKDAGSLRPEQISLGKLNNVREAIEIARTARTILGGDGVLLAHSPIRHAANLESVRTYEGTDEVHTLILGQHLTGLSAFR; this is encoded by the coding sequence ATGACCGGCGCGCACGATACGGACGACCTCGAGGCTCTGCGCGCGGCATCCGATGTCTTGGGGATCGACGCGCTGCTCTCGGATGGAGAGCGTGCCGTGCGCGATCGTGTGCGCCGCTTCGTCGACGCCGAGATCCGCCCCCACATCGCGGACTGGTTCGACCGCGGCTGGTTCCCGCGCGAGATCGTGCCGGCGCTCGGACAGCTCGGGGTGCTCGGGATGAGTCTGAACGGGTACGGATGCCCCGGGGGCACCGCCGTCGAGTACGGTCTCGCTGCGCTCGAGCTCGAGGCGGGCTACTCGGGTCTGCGGACGCTCGTCTCTGTGCAGGGCTCGCTCGCGATGGGCTCGATCCACCGCTGGGGGAGCGACGAGCAGAAGAACGACTGGCTGCCGCAGCTCGCGAGCGGCGAGGCGATCGGGAGTTTCGCCCTCACCGAGCCGGGCGCGGGATCCGACCCGTCGAGCATGAAGACCTACGCCCAGCGCGACGGCGACGATTGGATCCTGACGGGCGAGAAGCGCTGGATCGGACTCGCGTCGATCGCTCAGATCGCGGTCGTATGGGCGCAGACGCACGAGGGTGTCCGCGGCTTCCTCGTGCCGACGGATTCTCGCGGGTTCGAGGCGGTCGTGCTCGGACCCAAGGGATCAATGCGCGCCTCAGTGCAGTGCGACGTGCGGTTCGACGGGGTGCGCCTGCCCGCCTCGGCGATGCTGCCGGACGCGCGCGGACTGCGCGGTCCCTTCTCGGCGCTCAACGACGCACGGTACGGCATCGTGTGGGGCGCGCTCGGTGCCGGACGCGACAGCTACGAGGACGCACTCCGCCACGCCCTTGCCCGCGAGCAGTTCGGAACGCCCATCGCGGGCTTTCAATTGACGCAGCAGAAGCTCGTCGACATGACGCTCGAGCTGCAGAAGGGCGCGCTGCTCGCGCTGCACCTCGGCAGGCTCAAGGATGCCGGGAGCCTCCGGCCCGAGCAGATCTCACTCGGCAAGCTCAACAACGTGCGTGAGGCGATCGAGATCGCCCGGACGGCGCGGACGATCCTCGGGGGCGACGGCGTGCTGCTGGCGCACTCACCGATCCGGCATGCGGCGAACCTCGAATCGGTCCGCACGTACGAGGGCACCGACGAGGTCCACACACTCATCCTCGGCCAGCACCTGACCGGGCTCAGCGCCTTCCGCTGA
- a CDS encoding DUF779 domain-containing protein — MDHTDTHSRVAVTDAAAALLRELTAQHGPLMFHQSGGCCDGSAPMCYPVGMFLTGPSDVHLGTLDVGLDDPIEVFISEAQFEYWKYTHLTIDVVPGRGAGFSVEGPTGMRFLIRSRMLDDAELTAFGLR, encoded by the coding sequence ATGGATCACACGGACACCCACAGCCGGGTGGCGGTGACGGATGCCGCGGCGGCGCTGCTGCGCGAGCTCACGGCGCAGCACGGACCGCTCATGTTCCACCAGTCGGGCGGATGCTGCGACGGGAGCGCACCCATGTGCTACCCCGTCGGCATGTTCCTCACGGGCCCGTCGGACGTGCACCTCGGCACCCTTGACGTCGGACTCGACGACCCCATCGAGGTCTTCATCTCGGAGGCGCAGTTCGAGTACTGGAAGTACACGCACCTCACGATCGACGTCGTGCCCGGCCGCGGTGCGGGGTTCTCGGTCGAGGGTCCGACGGGGATGCGTTTCCTCATCCGTTCGCGCATGCTCGACGACGCCGAACTGACCGCCTTCGGCCTCCGCTGA
- a CDS encoding aldehyde dehydrogenase family protein translates to MTIVEEGVSSVYAAPGQRGAVAEYRSRYGHYIGGEFVEPVKGQYFENITPVTGKPFTEVGRGTVEDIDRAVDVAWKAFESWKRTSPTERANILNKIADRIEANLERIAVAETWENGKPVRETLAADIPLAVDHFRYFAGVLRAQEGSLSQLDEETVAYHFHEPLGVVGQIIPWNFPILMATWKLAPALAAGNCVVMKPAEQTPASILFLFDIIGDLLPAGVVNIVNGFGIEAGAPLAQHKRIRKVAFTGETTTGRLIMQYASQNLIPVTLELGGKSANVFFEDVARDNDDYYDKALEGFTFFALNQGEVCTCPSRALIQRSIYDRFLGDGLDRVSKIVQGNPLDPATMIGAQASNDQLEKILSYIDIGKQGGAKLLAGGERVDLGGELSGGYYVAPTVFEGTNDMRIFQEEIFGPVVSVTSFDDFDDAISIANDTLYGLGAGVWSRLGDTAYRAGRAIEAGRVWTNTYHQYPAHAAFGGYKQSGIGRENHLKMLEHYQQTKNLLVSYAEGPMGFF, encoded by the coding sequence ATGACCATCGTGGAAGAGGGCGTATCCAGCGTCTACGCAGCGCCGGGACAGCGCGGAGCCGTTGCCGAGTACCGCTCCCGGTACGGCCACTACATCGGCGGCGAGTTCGTCGAGCCCGTCAAGGGGCAGTACTTCGAGAACATCACCCCGGTCACGGGGAAGCCCTTCACCGAGGTCGGGCGGGGCACAGTGGAGGACATCGACCGCGCCGTCGACGTCGCGTGGAAGGCCTTCGAGTCGTGGAAGCGGACGAGCCCGACCGAGCGCGCCAACATCCTCAACAAGATCGCCGATCGGATCGAAGCGAATCTCGAACGGATCGCCGTCGCCGAGACGTGGGAGAACGGAAAGCCCGTCCGCGAGACCCTCGCCGCCGACATTCCGCTCGCGGTCGACCACTTCCGCTACTTCGCGGGCGTGCTCCGTGCACAGGAGGGATCGCTCAGCCAGCTCGACGAAGAGACCGTCGCGTACCACTTCCACGAGCCGCTCGGAGTCGTCGGGCAGATCATCCCCTGGAACTTCCCGATCCTCATGGCGACGTGGAAGCTCGCCCCCGCGCTCGCCGCCGGCAACTGCGTCGTCATGAAGCCCGCCGAGCAGACGCCGGCGTCGATCCTCTTCCTCTTCGACATCATCGGCGACCTGTTGCCGGCGGGCGTCGTCAACATCGTCAACGGCTTCGGTATCGAGGCGGGTGCGCCGCTCGCTCAGCACAAGCGCATCCGCAAGGTCGCCTTCACGGGTGAGACCACGACGGGCCGCCTGATCATGCAGTACGCGTCGCAGAACCTCATCCCCGTGACCCTCGAGCTGGGGGGCAAGTCGGCGAACGTCTTCTTCGAAGACGTTGCGCGCGACAACGACGACTACTACGACAAGGCGCTCGAGGGGTTCACGTTCTTCGCGCTCAATCAGGGCGAGGTCTGCACGTGCCCCTCGCGCGCCCTCATCCAGCGGTCGATCTACGATCGGTTCCTCGGCGACGGTCTCGACCGCGTCTCGAAGATCGTGCAGGGGAACCCGCTCGACCCCGCGACGATGATCGGCGCACAGGCATCCAACGATCAGCTCGAGAAGATCCTGTCGTACATCGACATCGGCAAGCAGGGTGGTGCGAAGCTGCTCGCGGGCGGCGAGCGCGTCGACCTCGGGGGCGAGCTGTCGGGCGGCTACTACGTCGCCCCGACGGTCTTCGAGGGAACGAACGACATGCGGATCTTCCAGGAGGAGATCTTCGGGCCGGTCGTCTCGGTGACGTCGTTCGACGACTTCGACGACGCCATCTCGATCGCCAACGACACCCTGTACGGACTCGGCGCCGGCGTCTGGAGCCGCTTGGGTGACACGGCGTACCGTGCCGGACGCGCGATCGAAGCCGGCCGTGTGTGGACGAACACGTACCACCAGTACCCCGCGCACGCGGCCTTCGGCGGATACAAGCAGTCCGGCATCGGCCGCGAGAACCACCTGAAGATGCTCGAGCACTACCAGCAGACGAAGAACCTCCTCGTCTCGTACGCGGAAGGTCCCATGGGCTTCTTCTGA